The following coding sequences are from one Musa acuminata AAA Group cultivar baxijiao chromosome BXJ1-6, Cavendish_Baxijiao_AAA, whole genome shotgun sequence window:
- the LOC135583320 gene encoding protein FAR1-RELATED SEQUENCE 11-like isoform X1 — protein sequence MYSQVPAPLLRLPFPSLRHRRPETDLFRDSISRRRSPPFRPFGDWKSVFTGGGSATDTASYSLIKGALSKADSARDRALSSPPSITECLRAAASTFFLVVLGGESEGIDLDLPIFKGILPINCSDAEIISEEDRAMLNVYDDPSEQRSLSLDDTSSTGESQEDTRLSLETSNDVIPYIGQRFETHDAAYEFYSEFAKRCGFSIRRHRTEGKDGIGKGLTRRYFVCHRSGNTPVKATTDTKQQRNRKSSRCGCQAYMRIGKSMDMGVSEWRVTGFESHHNHELLEPNQVRFLPAYRTISDADKIRIQMFAKSGISVQQMMRLMELERCVEPGYLPFTEKDVRNLLQSFRKVKQDEESIDLLRMCKSIKAKEPNFKYDFTTNSNKGLENIAWSYASSVQSYEIFGDAVVFDTTHRLTAFDTPLGIWVGMNNYGMPCFFGCVLLQEENVQSFTWALKVFLNFMNGKAPRTILTDQNMCLKEAIAIEMPNTKHALCIWLIVVKFPSWFNAVLGERYSEWKVEFYKLYNLENIDDFELGWRDMVNSFGLHANRHIVNLFALRTQWALPYLRSHFLAGLTLKGVSKAINSFIQRFLSAQTRLTHFIEQVAVAVDFRDQMGEQQTMQQNLQNICFKTGAPMEAHAASFLTPYAFGKLQDELVLAAHYASFPMGEGLFLVRHHTKMDGGRKVIWMPQEELLSCSCRMFEFSGILCRHTLRVLSTLNCFQIPERYLPIRWRRISTVVPSNLAYGAASCEQAERVQALQAMASSLVSEAAKSKERMDIATREISFLLSRIKEQPLSLNASRNCIHRSR from the exons GCGCGCTGTCGAAGGCCGATTCGGCCCGCGATCGGGCACTTTCTTCTCCTCCCTCAATAACTGAATGCCTGCGTGCCGCCGCATCCACCTTCTTCTTGGTCGTATTGGGAGGAGAAAGTGAAGGGATTGATCTTGATCTTCCAATATTCAAG GGTATTCTTCCAATCAATTGTTCTGATGCAGAAATAATATCTGAAGAAGATAGAGCCATGTTAAATGTTTATGATGATCCATCAGAACAAAGGTCTTTGTCTCTGGACGACACTAGCAGCACAGGGGAATCCCAAGAGGACACAAGGCTTTCACTGGAAACTTCTAATGATGTCATTCCCTATATTGGTCAAAGGTTTGAAACCCATGATGCTGCATATGAGTTCTATAGTGAGTTTGCAAAGCGATGTGGCTTCTCTATTCGTCGTCATCGAACCGAGGGGAAAGATGGGATTGGAAAGGGACTAACAAGGCGGTATTTTGTCTGCCATCGTTCTGGCAATACTCCTGTAAAGGCAACTACTGATACCAAGCAGCAGAGGAACCGTAAATCTTCTCGATGTGGATGTCAAGCATACATGCGCATCGGCAAAAGCATGGATATGGGTGTTTCTGAATGGCGAGTCACAGGTTTTGAAAGCCACCACAACCATGAATTGTTAGAACCAAATCAAGTGCGGTTTCTTCCTGCCTATCGAACTATCTCCGATGCTGATAAAATCCGCATCCAGATGTTTGCAAAGAGTGGCATTTCAGTGCAGCAAATGATGAGGCTCATGGAGCTGGAAAGGTGTGTCGAACCAGGCTATTTGCCTTTCACAGAAAAGGATGTAAGGAACCTTCTTCAGTCCTTTAGAAAGGTAAAGCAGGATGAGGAGAGTATTGATCTCCTCAGAATGTGCAAGAGTATTAAGGCGAAAGAGCCCAACTTTAAGTATGATTTCACAACAAATTCAAATAAAGGGCTTGAGAATATTGCTTGGTCATATGCCTCATCAGTCCAGTCATATGAGATTTTTGGTGATGCAGTTGTATTTGACACAACCCATCGTTTGACTGCCTTTGACACGCCACTTGGAATTTGGGTTGGCATGAACAATTACGGAATGCCATGCTTCTTTGGTTGTGTGCTTTTGCAAGAAGAGAATGTTCAGTCCTTCACATGGGCATTAAAG GTGTTTTTGAACTTCATGAATGGAAAAGCTCCACGAACAATTTTAACTGACCAAAATATGTGTCTCAAAGAAGCAATAGCTATCGAAATGCCAAACACAAAACATGCCCTATGCATTTGGTTAATTGTGGTGAAGTTCCCGTCATGGTTCAATGCAGTTCTTGGGGAGCGGTACAGTGAGTGGAAGGTTGAGTTCTACAAGCTTTATAACTTGGAAAATATAGATGATTTTGAGCTTGGATGGAGGGATATGGTCAACTCCTTTGGACTCCATGCCAATAGACATATTGTAAACCTGTTTGCTCTTCGAACGCAGTGGGCATTGCCATACCTGAGGAGTCATTTTCTTGCAGGATTGACTCTAAAAGGTGTGTCAAAAGCAATAAATTCTTTCATTCAGCGGTTCTTGAGTGCACAGACGCGTCTTACTCATTTCATCGAACAA GTGGCTGTGGCTGTTGACTTCAGAGACCAAATGGGGGAGCAGCAGACCATGCAACAGAACTTACAGAACATCTGTTTCAAAACAGGTGCTCCTATGGAAGCTCATGCAGCCTCATTCCTCACTCCATATGCTTTTGGTAAGCTACAAGATGAGCTTGTCTTGGCGGCACACTATGCCTCCTTTCCGATGGGAGAAGGTCTTTTTCTTGTTAGACACCACACAAAGATGGATGGTGGACGGAAAGTGATATGGATGCCACAGGAAGAGTTGCTCTCGTGCAGTTGTCGTATGTTCGAATTTTCGGGGATCCTCTGTCGACATACTCTCAGAGTTCTCTCAACACTAAACTGCTTTCAGATTCCGGAACGCTATCTGCCCATCCGATGGCGCCGAATCAGCACAGTAGTGCCTTCAAACCTAGCTTATGGAGCTGCCTCGTGTGAGCAAGCTGAACGGGTACAGGCACTGCAAGCTATGGCCTCATCTCTGGTATCAGAGGCTGCCAAGTCCAAGGAAAGGATGGATATTGCAACCAGGGAGATATCATTTCTCCTATCCCGCATAAAGGAACAACCACTTTCCTTGAATGCTTCAAGAAACTGTATTCATAGGAGTCGGTAG
- the LOC135583320 gene encoding protein FAR1-RELATED SEQUENCE 11-like isoform X2, which yields MLNVYDDPSEQRSLSLDDTSSTGESQEDTRLSLETSNDVIPYIGQRFETHDAAYEFYSEFAKRCGFSIRRHRTEGKDGIGKGLTRRYFVCHRSGNTPVKATTDTKQQRNRKSSRCGCQAYMRIGKSMDMGVSEWRVTGFESHHNHELLEPNQVRFLPAYRTISDADKIRIQMFAKSGISVQQMMRLMELERCVEPGYLPFTEKDVRNLLQSFRKVKQDEESIDLLRMCKSIKAKEPNFKYDFTTNSNKGLENIAWSYASSVQSYEIFGDAVVFDTTHRLTAFDTPLGIWVGMNNYGMPCFFGCVLLQEENVQSFTWALKVFLNFMNGKAPRTILTDQNMCLKEAIAIEMPNTKHALCIWLIVVKFPSWFNAVLGERYSEWKVEFYKLYNLENIDDFELGWRDMVNSFGLHANRHIVNLFALRTQWALPYLRSHFLAGLTLKGVSKAINSFIQRFLSAQTRLTHFIEQVAVAVDFRDQMGEQQTMQQNLQNICFKTGAPMEAHAASFLTPYAFGKLQDELVLAAHYASFPMGEGLFLVRHHTKMDGGRKVIWMPQEELLSCSCRMFEFSGILCRHTLRVLSTLNCFQIPERYLPIRWRRISTVVPSNLAYGAASCEQAERVQALQAMASSLVSEAAKSKERMDIATREISFLLSRIKEQPLSLNASRNCIHRSR from the exons ATGTTAAATGTTTATGATGATCCATCAGAACAAAGGTCTTTGTCTCTGGACGACACTAGCAGCACAGGGGAATCCCAAGAGGACACAAGGCTTTCACTGGAAACTTCTAATGATGTCATTCCCTATATTGGTCAAAGGTTTGAAACCCATGATGCTGCATATGAGTTCTATAGTGAGTTTGCAAAGCGATGTGGCTTCTCTATTCGTCGTCATCGAACCGAGGGGAAAGATGGGATTGGAAAGGGACTAACAAGGCGGTATTTTGTCTGCCATCGTTCTGGCAATACTCCTGTAAAGGCAACTACTGATACCAAGCAGCAGAGGAACCGTAAATCTTCTCGATGTGGATGTCAAGCATACATGCGCATCGGCAAAAGCATGGATATGGGTGTTTCTGAATGGCGAGTCACAGGTTTTGAAAGCCACCACAACCATGAATTGTTAGAACCAAATCAAGTGCGGTTTCTTCCTGCCTATCGAACTATCTCCGATGCTGATAAAATCCGCATCCAGATGTTTGCAAAGAGTGGCATTTCAGTGCAGCAAATGATGAGGCTCATGGAGCTGGAAAGGTGTGTCGAACCAGGCTATTTGCCTTTCACAGAAAAGGATGTAAGGAACCTTCTTCAGTCCTTTAGAAAGGTAAAGCAGGATGAGGAGAGTATTGATCTCCTCAGAATGTGCAAGAGTATTAAGGCGAAAGAGCCCAACTTTAAGTATGATTTCACAACAAATTCAAATAAAGGGCTTGAGAATATTGCTTGGTCATATGCCTCATCAGTCCAGTCATATGAGATTTTTGGTGATGCAGTTGTATTTGACACAACCCATCGTTTGACTGCCTTTGACACGCCACTTGGAATTTGGGTTGGCATGAACAATTACGGAATGCCATGCTTCTTTGGTTGTGTGCTTTTGCAAGAAGAGAATGTTCAGTCCTTCACATGGGCATTAAAG GTGTTTTTGAACTTCATGAATGGAAAAGCTCCACGAACAATTTTAACTGACCAAAATATGTGTCTCAAAGAAGCAATAGCTATCGAAATGCCAAACACAAAACATGCCCTATGCATTTGGTTAATTGTGGTGAAGTTCCCGTCATGGTTCAATGCAGTTCTTGGGGAGCGGTACAGTGAGTGGAAGGTTGAGTTCTACAAGCTTTATAACTTGGAAAATATAGATGATTTTGAGCTTGGATGGAGGGATATGGTCAACTCCTTTGGACTCCATGCCAATAGACATATTGTAAACCTGTTTGCTCTTCGAACGCAGTGGGCATTGCCATACCTGAGGAGTCATTTTCTTGCAGGATTGACTCTAAAAGGTGTGTCAAAAGCAATAAATTCTTTCATTCAGCGGTTCTTGAGTGCACAGACGCGTCTTACTCATTTCATCGAACAA GTGGCTGTGGCTGTTGACTTCAGAGACCAAATGGGGGAGCAGCAGACCATGCAACAGAACTTACAGAACATCTGTTTCAAAACAGGTGCTCCTATGGAAGCTCATGCAGCCTCATTCCTCACTCCATATGCTTTTGGTAAGCTACAAGATGAGCTTGTCTTGGCGGCACACTATGCCTCCTTTCCGATGGGAGAAGGTCTTTTTCTTGTTAGACACCACACAAAGATGGATGGTGGACGGAAAGTGATATGGATGCCACAGGAAGAGTTGCTCTCGTGCAGTTGTCGTATGTTCGAATTTTCGGGGATCCTCTGTCGACATACTCTCAGAGTTCTCTCAACACTAAACTGCTTTCAGATTCCGGAACGCTATCTGCCCATCCGATGGCGCCGAATCAGCACAGTAGTGCCTTCAAACCTAGCTTATGGAGCTGCCTCGTGTGAGCAAGCTGAACGGGTACAGGCACTGCAAGCTATGGCCTCATCTCTGGTATCAGAGGCTGCCAAGTCCAAGGAAAGGATGGATATTGCAACCAGGGAGATATCATTTCTCCTATCCCGCATAAAGGAACAACCACTTTCCTTGAATGCTTCAAGAAACTGTATTCATAGGAGTCGGTAG